A single region of the Ascaphus truei isolate aAscTru1 chromosome 6, aAscTru1.hap1, whole genome shotgun sequence genome encodes:
- the LOC142497590 gene encoding ferritin heavy chain A-like isoform X3 has product MNKTNQANSRMESQLRQNYSHDCEAAINRMVNLKMYASYTYLSMSYFFDRDDVALDHVAKFFKEQSHEEREHTEKFLKYQNKRGGQFILQNVKKPERDEWGSTLEAMQAALHLQRNVNQALLDVHSLSTVRKDSHLCDFLETEYLEEQVKSMKKLGDFITNLKRLGVPQNGMGEYLFDKHTLGESS; this is encoded by the exons ATGAACAAA ACCAACCAAGCAAATAGTAGAATGGAGTCTCAGCTGCGTCAGAACTACAGCCATGACTGTGAGGCCGCAATTAACCGAATGGTGAACCTGAAGATGTATGCATCATATACCTACCTGTCCATG TCCTACTTCTTTGACCGTGATGACGTGGCCCTTGACCACGTGGCCAAGTTCTTTAAAGAGCAAAGCCACGAGGAGAGGGAGCACACTGAGAAGTTCCTGAAATATCAGAACAAGCGCGGAGGACAATTCATCCTGCAGAATGTCAAG AAACCAGAGCGGGATGAATGGGGCAGCACCCTGGAAGCCATGCAGGCAGCTCTGCATCTGCAAAGAAATGTGAACCAGGCCTTACTGGATGTGCACAGTCTGTCAACTGTGAGAAAAGACAGCCAT CTCTGTGACTTCCTGGAGACCGAGtacctggaggaacaggtgaagtCCATGAAGAAGCTTGGCGACTTCATCACCAACCTGAAGCGCCTGGGGGTGCCCCAGAATGGAATGGGCGAGTACCTGTTCGACAAGCACACCCTGGGGGAGAGCAGCTAA
- the LOC142497590 gene encoding ferritin heavy chain A-like isoform X2, giving the protein METLLAQTNQANSRMESQLRQNYSHDCEAAINRMVNLKMYASYTYLSMSYFFDRDDVALDHVAKFFKEQSHEEREHTEKFLKYQNKRGGQFILQNVKKPERDEWGSTLEAMQAALHLQRNVNQALLDVHSLSTVRKDSHLCDFLETEYLEEQVKSMKKLGDFITNLKRLGVPQNGMGEYLFDKHTLGESS; this is encoded by the exons ATGGAAACTCTCCTTGCTCAG ACCAACCAAGCAAATAGTAGAATGGAGTCTCAGCTGCGTCAGAACTACAGCCATGACTGTGAGGCCGCAATTAACCGAATGGTGAACCTGAAGATGTATGCATCATATACCTACCTGTCCATG TCCTACTTCTTTGACCGTGATGACGTGGCCCTTGACCACGTGGCCAAGTTCTTTAAAGAGCAAAGCCACGAGGAGAGGGAGCACACTGAGAAGTTCCTGAAATATCAGAACAAGCGCGGAGGACAATTCATCCTGCAGAATGTCAAG AAACCAGAGCGGGATGAATGGGGCAGCACCCTGGAAGCCATGCAGGCAGCTCTGCATCTGCAAAGAAATGTGAACCAGGCCTTACTGGATGTGCACAGTCTGTCAACTGTGAGAAAAGACAGCCAT CTCTGTGACTTCCTGGAGACCGAGtacctggaggaacaggtgaagtCCATGAAGAAGCTTGGCGACTTCATCACCAACCTGAAGCGCCTGGGGGTGCCCCAGAATGGAATGGGCGAGTACCTGTTCGACAAGCACACCCTGGGGGAGAGCAGCTAA
- the LOC142497590 gene encoding ferritin heavy chain A-like isoform X4, with protein MESQLRQNYSHDCEAAINRMVNLKMYASYTYLSMSYFFDRDDVALDHVAKFFKEQSHEEREHTEKFLKYQNKRGGQFILQNVKKPERDEWGSTLEAMQAALHLQRNVNQALLDVHSLSTVRKDSHLCDFLETEYLEEQVKSMKKLGDFITNLKRLGVPQNGMGEYLFDKHTLGESS; from the exons ATGGAGTCTCAGCTGCGTCAGAACTACAGCCATGACTGTGAGGCCGCAATTAACCGAATGGTGAACCTGAAGATGTATGCATCATATACCTACCTGTCCATG TCCTACTTCTTTGACCGTGATGACGTGGCCCTTGACCACGTGGCCAAGTTCTTTAAAGAGCAAAGCCACGAGGAGAGGGAGCACACTGAGAAGTTCCTGAAATATCAGAACAAGCGCGGAGGACAATTCATCCTGCAGAATGTCAAG AAACCAGAGCGGGATGAATGGGGCAGCACCCTGGAAGCCATGCAGGCAGCTCTGCATCTGCAAAGAAATGTGAACCAGGCCTTACTGGATGTGCACAGTCTGTCAACTGTGAGAAAAGACAGCCAT CTCTGTGACTTCCTGGAGACCGAGtacctggaggaacaggtgaagtCCATGAAGAAGCTTGGCGACTTCATCACCAACCTGAAGCGCCTGGGGGTGCCCCAGAATGGAATGGGCGAGTACCTGTTCGACAAGCACACCCTGGGGGAGAGCAGCTAA
- the LOC142497591 gene encoding ferritin, lower subunit-like isoform X2, with translation MESQVRHNFHQDCEAGLNRMINLKFHSSYIYLSLSFYFDRDDVALDNFAKFFLDRSEEEREHAEKLIKYQNERGGRVFLQSVEKPERDDWSSGLEALQTALKLEKTVNQALLELHSVAGDKNDPHFTSKETNCNNTRSWL, from the exons ATGGAGTCCCAGGTCAGGCACAACTTCCACCAGGACTGCGAGGCTGGGCTCAACCGCATGATCAACCTGAAGTTTCACAGCTCCTACATCTACCTGTCCCTG TCCTTCTATTTTGATCGCGACGATGTTGCACTGGATAATTTCGCCAAGTTTTTCCTGGACCGatctgaggaggagagagagcatgCAGAGAAACTCATCAAGTATCAGAACGAGAGAGGAGGACGGGTCTTCCTGCAGAGCGTTGAA AAACCAGAGCGAGATGACTGGAGTAGCGGCTTAGAAGCACTGCAGACTGCTCTGAAGCTGGAGAAGACAGTGAACCAGGCTCTGCTAGAACTACACAGTGTGGCCGGTGACAAGAATGACCCCCAC TTCACTAGTAAGGAAACAAACTGCAATAATACCAGAAGCTGGTTATGA